The Sylvia atricapilla isolate bSylAtr1 chromosome 5, bSylAtr1.pri, whole genome shotgun sequence genome includes a window with the following:
- the SMKR1 gene encoding small lysine-rich protein 1 produces MAGKGKKPKGGAGKDKKSKGGKDKKSKGGKGKKGSKKGAKKEVKTVNLLTPAAMLNAYYISHNAAAFLEFRGYPWPGSLKKKGKKKK; encoded by the exons ATG gcaggCAAAGGCAAAAAACCCAAGGGTGGCGCAGGCAAAGACAAAAAATCCAAAGGTGGCAAAGACAAAAAATCCAAAGGTGGCAAAGGCAAAAAAGGCTCCAAAAAGGGTGCAAAGAAGGAAGTGAAAACAGTGAATCTCCTCACCCCAGCTGCCATGCTCAACGCTTACTACATCTCTCACAACGCCGCTGCCTTCCTGGAATTCCGGGGCTATCCCTGGCCCGGCTCTCTcaaaaagaaggggaagaaaaagaagtga